A stretch of DNA from Verrucomicrobiia bacterium:
ACCCGTTCCCGCTCGACCGCGTCCGTCCGCTCCCGGTTCCGTTGCGCGACGATGACCTGCCGGTTCTTGTTCTCCTCGGCGACCTGCACCTCCTCGTCGGTGGCGATGCGGGCCTGTTCCGACCGCAGCCGCTGTTCCTCCTGCACCTTGCGCGCCTCGGCCTCCTCGCGGGCCTTGATCGAGGCGATCTCGCGCTTCTGCTTTTCCTCCGCCTCGGCCAGTTGCCGGTTCAATTCGAGAATCGCCTCCTGCGCCTCGACGTTCTGCTTGGTGATGGTCTTCTCCCGGTCCCGGTCGATGTGGTTCGACAGCACCTTCTGCGCCGCCGTCAGTTCGGTGATCTTCTTGATGCCCTCGGAATCGAGGATGTTGTCCGGGTTCAACAGCGCGATCGGCGTCTGTTCGAGGAAGTCGATCGCCACGTCCTCGAGCACAAACCCGTTCAGGTCGGTGCCGATGACGCTGATGATCCCCTCCTTCAGCTTCTCCCGAGAATTGTACAGGTCCACGAAGTTGAACTGCCGCCCCACGGTCTTCAGGGCCTCGGAGAACTTCGCGTCGAACAGCTCGACCATCGACTGCTCGCTCGAGGCCCGTACGCATCCGATCGACTGCGCCACCTTCAGCACATCCGAGGGCGTCTGGTTCACCCGCACGAAGAACGCCACCTTGATGTCCGCCCGCATGTTGTCCATGCAGATGAGGCCGTTCTTCCCCTGCCGGTCGATCTCCACCCGCTTCACCGAGATGTCCATGGTCTCCGCCCGGTGCAGGACCGGGAAGACCACGATCCCGGAGAACGACACCTTGGTCCCCCCGAAGCCGTTTCGCACCAGGGCCTTTCCCTGCTCGACCTTGCGGTAGCACCGCAGCACCAGCGCGGCGATGCCGGCCAGCACGATCAGCACCACCACGCCGCCCAGGGCCATCAGGCCTTCCATGAATCCCGCCGCCAACGTGTTCATTGCGTTCGTCTCTCCAATTCCGCCGGTTCCCGTCCCCGGGCCACTCGCCCGGCAACGATTCCCGGCCTTGTCCTCGCTCCCCCGTTCACAGCGTCTCCGAACTCACCCGCCGCACGTAGTACACCCCGCGCCCGGCGTCCTTGCTCACAATCAAGGCCGTGTCCCCGCGCGCCAGCCGCTCCCCCTCCAGCGGTCGCACGTTCAACACCACCGGCGACCCCTTCCGGGTCACCTGCGCCTGCCCCAGCGCCTCGGTCACCGTGCTGGTCGTGATCTCACAGGTCTGCCCGATCAGCGGCACATGCTCGTCGCCCTCCGCGCTGAGCTTCCGGAAGAACGCCGCCACCGGCCGCGACGCCACCCAGGTCAGCCCCAGGCTCAATGCCAGGTTCGGCACCAGCAGAACCAGCGCCCGTGCCAGGGAGTTTCCAGCCCAGTAATGCGTCCCGATCATCGAGAACATCCACAGGAACAGCGCCAGCAGACTGACCACCACCATCACCGGCACCCGCCCCAGGTTGAGAAACTGGGTGATCCCCGACAGCCATCCCCCGCCCACATCGCCATTCACCTCCATCGAGCCCTCCCCTCCCTCCATGTCCAGCACCCCGACCGCCACCATCAGCCAGTACCCCACCACCCCGGCCAGCAGCACGGTGAACGGCAGGTTCGGCAGCGCGATCGCTTCTCGCAGGACTTCCATCATGGGTCACCTCGACTTCCCGCCATCGCCCCGCCGCCCCCCCCGCGACCGCCTTCATGAAACCCACGAAACGCCTCGGGCACCAACGACAAATCCGTGGCTTCCCCCACCGCCAGCCGCACCTGCCGCTCCAGCACTTCCCTCGGCACCGGCGCCTGGTGGTCCGCCACCGCCTCCCGCAGCGCTTCGCCCGCCCCCAGCTTCCGGGTCCGCCCCAGCCGGTATGCCTTTACGGCCAGCGCTTCCGCCGTCCCCGGCGTCAACCATTCCGGCACCACCGCCTCGATCTCCCGCCCGGTCGCCTCGTCCACCTCCAGCCCGCGCCGTGCCGCCAGCCCCCGCAGCAGCTCCCATCCCTCCGCGCGCGTGGCACAGGGGAACAGCGGCAGACGGACATCAATGCGACCTGGACGCTTCAAATCCACCTCGATGAGATCGGGCCGGCTGGACGCCAGCACCCAGACCACCCGACCCCGGTTCGCGGGGTTGCTCATTTCTTTCGCCATCATCGCGTACACGCGCCCGGACACCCCCGAGTCCTGCCCGCTCCCATCCCGCCGCCCCAGCGCCTGGTCCGCCTCGTCGATGAACACGTAACACCGCCCCAGCGCCGGCAGCAGACGAAAAATCCGCTCCAGGTTGCTCTCCGTGCTTCCCACCCAGCGGTCCCGGAAATTCCGGATCTTCACCACCGGCACCCCCGCCTCCCCGGCCAGACATTCCACCAGGAAGGTCTTCCCGGTTCCCACCGGACCGCACAGCAGATACCCCATCGGCAACGCTTCGAGATCTCCGTCCCGCCACAACGCCAGATCCTGCCGCAGCCAGGCCTTCACCCCGTCCAGCCCCAGCACCGCCCCCAGATCCCGCGTCGGCGCCACGAACTCGATCAGGTCGCGGCACTCGCGTTCCACATTCGCCTTCCGCACCGCCGCCACCGCCGCCTCGTCAATCGCCTCCCCCCGATGCTCGTGCCGCCGCAACAGCCGCTCGACCGCCCGAAAACTCATCCCCCGCAATCCCTCCGCCAGGGCCACCTCCCGCCCCGCAAACACCCGCATCGCCTGCGCATGCCCCGCCGACGCCCGACGCAGCACCGACGTCATCTCGTCCACCCCGGGCAGCGGCACGTGCAACACCGCCACCCGCGGATTCCCCCACACCATCGGGTGCAGATCGTGGAGGTTCTCGCAGACCAGGCACGTCGCCAGCGGCAGCGCCTCGGTCAGTTCCTCCCCCGCCCACTCGCGCAACAGCAGTGCGACCGCCCCGGTCTCCGGGTGCGACCCCGCCTCCGCCGGGGCCAGCAGGTGAGCCGCCCACACCACCAACCCCACCTGGCGCCGCGCCTGACCCAGACGCGCCAGATTCGCCGCGTACCGGAAGTAATGGGTCAACCGCTCGACCGCGCCCCGCGCCGACTTCGGCCATTCGGGCGCATCCCGCAATGCCGGCCATTCCTGAAGCAACGCCCCGCCCCGCTCGACGCGCACCCCGTTCCCGACGTCGTAGCTCAGCACCACCTCGAACCCCGGCATCACGGACTCGATCAGGAACGACCTCAATGGCGCCAGCGGCCGCTCCGGACGAACCCCCGCCGGCAGCAGATCCTCCACGTTGCCGTGCAGCACGAACTGGCTGGCGGCGTGGCTCTCGTAAAGCGCCGCCATCTCCGCCGCCCAGGCCGGCCACCCTTTCGCTGTGGTTTGCGCCGACATCGCGGTCACCCGGCTGCGCCCCCGGTCCTGACCTCATTCACCGCCGTCCTCAGGCACGGCCTTCCGATTGCGGCCCCATGCGCTTTGGCGGCGGCGCATCCGGACCCGGTCCCGGTCCCGGGGCCTGGGCGGCCGGCGCTTCCAGGGCGATCCCCTCCCGCGCCGCAAAGTCCGCCAGGGCGATCTCCGCCATGGCCTTCTGCTCCCGCTCCCTCGCCTCGAGATCGCCCAGGTCCAGGGAATCCCGCGCCACCCGCGATCGGCCTGCCGCCTTCTGGCGCTCCTCCTCCACCATCTCATGCAGCCGGTTCAGCGTGTCGCCGGAACCCCCGATGCTGGTGATCATCCCAGAAGCCATTTCGCCCAACTCGGCCGTCGCCCGCTGAATCTTCAACTCATTGAGACTGCTCTTGAGCGCCTCGATCTTGGCCTTCGCCGCCTGGATCGACGCGTCCCGCGCCGTCACCAACTGCCGGTAGGTCGTCTCCGCCTCCGCCAGTTGCGCGCGGTTCTCCGTCAATTCGCGCCCGACCGTCTGGAGCCGCAGGGCGTACTGCCCCGCCGATTCACGGTTCCCCGCCCGCAGGTTGGCCGTCGCCTTGGCCCTCAACTCCTCGTCCTCCCGCTCCAGCTTCTTCACCTGCGCCATCAGCCGTTCGCACATCCCCGCATGCGCCGCCAGTCCCTGGTTGTAGTTGGCAATCTGCTTCCGGAGATTCTCCTTCTCGACCTCCAGCAGCGCCTCCGGCGCGCTCTTCTCCACCCCCCCGATAAACAGGGCCACAAAACCCCGGATTACGTTCGTCAATCGCCGAAACATGGTGCGCTCCCGTGCTGATGCGTGATGGGTTGATGGGTCCTCGGTGACCGGCCTTATGCCATGCCCCGTCCCCCCGGTCCAAGCCAAAGCCGCCGCCGAAGCCGTTGCGCCTCCCTCTCTCCCGTGCATCCCGGCGTTGTGGGTCGAGGTTAATCAGCCCGACACGCTATTGTTGACTCGCAGTTGCGGTTCCAGTGCCTCGCAGAATTGGTCTGGCAGTTTCTAATTGACCATTCTGTCAATAAGACTGACATATTATTGTTGACACCGCTATCCGTCTGCCCCCCACCTCTCACCTCTCACCTCACCGCCTTGTCGAAAGTCATGAGCGGCCGGATGGATCTTTGTGCGGGTGCCAAGCCGGAGCGTTTGGCCAAAGAAATTTGGACTGTCTCTTTATTTGCTTCGGGAGCGGCGGGATGGGTGGATAGAAAGTCGATTTCGATTCGGAGAGAACCACCGCCCGGACAGCCCTCGCAGTTGGGTTCCGGCACATCACCCTCACAGGTCCCGCGTCAAGCCGCGCCCCACCCCACCCGCCACCCGCAAAGGCAGCTCATTCCACCTGCTCGGTCACCGCCTTCAGAATCGCCCGCTCACGCCGAGCGAGCCATTGCCCCATCGGTTCCAACGCGAAGCGGTATCCCGTCACCGACGCCGCCGCCAGTGCCGTCGCCCCCCCCAGCGACACCACCCACCCAGGCCAACCCCACCCACGTTCAAGGACCATCCCCGCCGCTGCCGGCAGCATCAGCGGAGCGATCACCACCGGAAACATCGACGTGACCAGCAGGATCAGAAACGTCGTCAATGCGGTCATCTTGGTGGGCTTGGTCGAACCCGGCTGGAAGCGATACGGCACCAGGATCGAGGCCACGTTCCCCGCCAGACTCAAGAGGGCCCACGCCGCGACAAACAACCCCATCGCCTCCAGCCAACCGGTCCACGCCATGCCTCCCAGTCCGGTCAGCAGCCCAAGCAACACCCCCAGAACCGTCAGCGCGACGGGAGCCACGGCCAGGTTCTTCCCCAGCAGCACCCCGCTCCGCCGGGCAGGCAGCAAGACCAGCGCCCGGAATCCGTCCCGATCGAATCCGAACTGATTGAACATCACCTGCATCATCCCGAAAAACGTCAATGCCACCGCCCCGGCCGGCATCAACGCCCGCACCGGCTCCGGCAATGCCCCTTTCGCGTTCATCGCCAAACCGCCCCCGACCACCACAAACACCACCACGTTGATCGCCAGCGCCATCTTCACCTCCGGCGCCCGAAGCATCGATCGCAGACACGCCCACGCCATCGCCGCCGTCTCCCCCGACATTCCTGGAACCCCGCGTTCCACCCAGACCGGCCCCGCAGGTCGCCCGGACGTCGCCCCCGGTTGGCCCGCCTTTCCCTGGCCCCGCCCACGACGCCCCCGTTCCTCCCCCCGGTAGAACCGGAGCGTCGCCCCATACGCCCTCCACAACCCCAGCGCCCCAAGTCCCGTCATCCCCGCCGCCGCCCACCACGGCATGCCCATCCGCCCTTCCGCCAGCGAACGCGCCCCCGCCGGAAGCCACAAGAACGGCACTGCCCGATGCACCCGTTCCACCATCACCGCCGCCGCCGCCCGCTGTTCCCGCAGCGCCTCCACCCGCTGCTCCCCGCTCAATCCGGCCATCCGCTCGCGGTGACCCCGCATCCACCATTGGGAGCCGAGATTCGGCACCTGGAACACCAGCACCGCGCCCACGGTCACCATCATGATCGCCGCACGACGCTTTCGCGGATTGACCATCAACGCCGCCAGCCAGCCCCGCAGGCAGTACGTCCAGGCGGTGACCATGAAGAAGAACCCAAACACCAGCGCCAGCAGCGGCAGCATCCCCCATCCGCGCCCCAACACCAGTCCCGCCGCCAGCCCCAACGCCCCGGGAACCGCCCACGCCAGACTGAACTGCAGATGCGACGCGACATAGTTCAGCAGAAACACATCCCGCAGCGTGGCCGGCAAGTGCATCAACCGGGTCATGTCGATCGTCTCCGACCGTTGCAGTTCGGTGACCAGCCCGATGAGCCAGAGCAATAGAAATCCCGCCACCACCCCGTCCCACACCCATTGCATCGTCACCGGCTCCGCCCGCGACAGCGGCCCGTACCCCACCACCAACCCGCCCACCGCCGCCGCCGCCCCCATGCACATGCC
This window harbors:
- a CDS encoding DUF1449 family protein yields the protein MMEVLREAIALPNLPFTVLLAGVVGYWLMVAVGVLDMEGGEGSMEVNGDVGGGWLSGITQFLNLGRVPVMVVVSLLALFLWMFSMIGTHYWAGNSLARALVLLVPNLALSLGLTWVASRPVAAFFRKLSAEGDEHVPLIGQTCEITTSTVTEALGQAQVTRKGSPVVLNVRPLEGERLARGDTALIVSKDAGRGVYYVRRVSSETL
- a CDS encoding ATP-binding protein — translated: MSAQTTAKGWPAWAAEMAALYESHAASQFVLHGNVEDLLPAGVRPERPLAPLRSFLIESVMPGFEVVLSYDVGNGVRVERGGALLQEWPALRDAPEWPKSARGAVERLTHYFRYAANLARLGQARRQVGLVVWAAHLLAPAEAGSHPETGAVALLLREWAGEELTEALPLATCLVCENLHDLHPMVWGNPRVAVLHVPLPGVDEMTSVLRRASAGHAQAMRVFAGREVALAEGLRGMSFRAVERLLRRHEHRGEAIDEAAVAAVRKANVERECRDLIEFVAPTRDLGAVLGLDGVKAWLRQDLALWRDGDLEALPMGYLLCGPVGTGKTFLVECLAGEAGVPVVKIRNFRDRWVGSTESNLERIFRLLPALGRCYVFIDEADQALGRRDGSGQDSGVSGRVYAMMAKEMSNPANRGRVVWVLASSRPDLIEVDLKRPGRIDVRLPLFPCATRAEGWELLRGLAARRGLEVDEATGREIEAVVPEWLTPGTAEALAVKAYRLGRTRKLGAGEALREAVADHQAPVPREVLERQVRLAVGEATDLSLVPEAFRGFHEGGRGGGGGAMAGSRGDP
- a CDS encoding PspA/IM30 family protein; this encodes MFRRLTNVIRGFVALFIGGVEKSAPEALLEVEKENLRKQIANYNQGLAAHAGMCERLMAQVKKLEREDEELRAKATANLRAGNRESAGQYALRLQTVGRELTENRAQLAEAETTYRQLVTARDASIQAAKAKIEALKSSLNELKIQRATAELGEMASGMITSIGGSGDTLNRLHEMVEEERQKAAGRSRVARDSLDLGDLEAREREQKAMAEIALADFAAREGIALEAPAAQAPGPGPGPDAPPPKRMGPQSEGRA